Proteins encoded in a region of the Perca fluviatilis chromosome 8, GENO_Pfluv_1.0, whole genome shotgun sequence genome:
- the cep152 gene encoding centrosomal protein of 152 kDa isoform X1 translates to MSIDFDSAALQTQHDEEEYDQEDYAREQELHKLLTDLPDDMLEDSRDSSSPELEYSPCSNKNTGNSPQSTWTQQWSDHPRPTTHEQSGALDRVDQHKASYNPHHPAHQPKMFNSQAVHQEGQFEHLQREFLDSTQQTADREQLAQLQILHKAQQRQIEDLEQKLEDSRRNMRYIEHQFAIAKDEKEGLAVSLKESSQLVEESKEREFQMLNKVKAMEQQVQALTARDHENMKKQRLAEAAVDSMKQQMLELCRSDTLSKTRQQHDRDLTVMKEQHEAALLTLEQKLDSTSEALNEQVDVGQRLREQVKQLERQREEEQLERAQVVNTLSQRLEESQQQCAKLLQTSSVQEMSQIQIKLQQAQSAKALSENMNKVLQEDLAELKEQITLYESAVKHSVIALDLDSDWENHLSESCVDLGLKKTNRKNGLLHSAALAHLSDSKLPKDEALRVLRVEMQRCLGSLKGKRQKISQLQEELQLCQGRVAELQTQLDEAKLCSSVRETNRMKHPDVTGASQKEFTRLQEDQRHLQEQVELLEKKNKELKQSEEKVRSANLELCTKMRQMIQELDQEKQEATERAERIHQQYRDDVVDRVRTEIMLEYDAQVEQLTAQHQQQVQQLQTQLSEANDKMLAVQECYLSVCKEKDMLEKEETLIRVNEQKMKEESGTAVEKLRAELEAQHQAAINKLKALWSKEKETEIQQQVNSHVALAKAAWKEELQKMEKTWVQRLEEARREKHRETAEATCQADEIEASSMTITVEELDCRLSTQKLQLQLEADKVKRKAVEEARKQAQRELHKKHLEDMAKQVEGAVTRAYNRWIEDLTSLPEYQACLQTEREKWEELQEKCTERQVSQALREAEEQWHRTHRNQLEEQSSGTQRVEELQEEVAALQSQLEQGRREHAALLKAELAGARAAWNRDKQQEISVIQVRSEQAYQSKLQEQRKNLEQALQQVREDAGLHKKELLLQMEAKLQQTLTAREEEWRCQRAETEQSQKKQMRDEFLAELQTHLAEVQAQLLRDPKTNQQGTEDTRRTSGATSEGPIAHIIQTSCKDVVNRAVSQAKKEWERISEERLSRVLKETQEQHEREIDKMQSSLSQKKEQARCRKECAETLGKLQKKNKELHRHLEKACRQLQHSVREHKTALQHLKDEHESSLQKAKEGHLQQLEEAKRAKESSGSSNHQQNAHQGLEEMKQQYLMTVEKIRGDMLRYLKESRERAAEMISMEVQRERQDTARKMRHYYLTCLQELLEDGGKTSGAEKKIMNAASKLAAMAKVLETPFKSKSGKNNGLQSCLTAVSTGRNAGFSKNPPTLTELPDMRPGERSHREKTSADSEQKQAAAARTKPLSHQDISASGKEEASVHAVLKPQTNAHTPLLFYKSSQQMASPSQVDLVNVSVRSKSRELYLQGVDSSNADNRLDSERQSKPFLIQEAPVRDERRTDWSMSSSDSDTGFQVSGLSYSGRKLEPVKPFSVSAASASDSGEFGGLTPDVSDLTVYNEIAKKTPHTQTLNFQHAKRSTHREPTPGSEAEKQHGVCSRPLFSELRQRQQDSGFDSPFYQHK, encoded by the exons TCTGGAGCATTGGACAGAGTGGATCAGCACAAGGCCAGCTACAATCCTCACCATCCTGCCCATCAGCCAAAGATGTTTAACTCACAGGCCGTCCACCAAGAAGGTCAATTTGAACATCTACAAAGAGAATTCCTTGACTCGACACAAC AAACTGCTGATCGAGAGCAGCTTGCCCAGCTGCAGATTTTACACAAAGCTCAGCAGAGGCAAATCGAAGACTTGGAGCAAAAACTGGAGGATTCAAGGCGTAATATGAGATATATTGAGCATCAGTTTGCAATTGCCAAAG ATGAAAAGGAGGGCCTAGCAGTAAGCCTAAAGGAATCAAGTCAATTGGTTGAAGAGTCCAAGGAGAGAGAGTTTCAAATGTTAAACAAAGTGAAGGCAATGGAGCAGCAAGTACAGGCCCTTACTGCAAGAGACCATGAG AACATGAAGAAGCAGAGGTTGGCAGAGGCTGCAGTGGACAGCATGAAGCAGCAGATGTTGGAGCTTTGTCGCTCTGACACTCTGTCCAAAACGCGGCAGCAGCATGACCGAGACCTTACCGTCATGAAGGAGCAGCATGAGGCTGCACTGTTGACACTAGAGCAGAAGCTAGACTCTACCTCTGAGGCTCTGAACGAACAG GTTGATGTTGGTCAGAGGTTACGGGAGCAGGTGAAGCAGCTGGAGCGccagagagaagaagagcaaCTGGAGAGAGCCCAAGTCGTCAACACCCTCAGTCAGCGTCTGGAGGAGAGTCAACAACAATGTGCCAAGCTGCTGCAGACAA GTTCAGTGCAGGAAATGAGTCAGATACAAATCAAACTACAACAGGCTCAATCAGCCAAGGCACTAAGCgaaaacatgaacaaagtcTTACAG GAGGATCTGGCTGAGTTGAAGGAACAGATCACTCTGTATGAATCTGCTGTGAAACACAGTGTTATTGCATTAGATCTGGACAGTGACTGGGAGAACCATCTGTCTGAATCCTGTGTGGATTTAGgattaaagaaaacaaacaggaaaAATGGCTTGCTTCACAG TGCTGCCCTGGCTCACCTGTCGGACTCCAAGCTGCCCAAAGATGAAGCTTTGCGGGTGCTGCGAGTGGagatgcagcgctgcctgggtAGTCTGAAGGGGAAACGTCAGAAGATCAGTCAGCTGCAAGAGGAGCTCCAGCTCTGTCAGGGTCGAGTGGCCGAGCTGCAGACCCAGTTAGATGAAGCCAAGCTCTGTTCTTCG GTCAGAGAGACCAATCGGATGAAACATCCAGACGTAACTGGAGCGTCTCAGAAAGAGTTCACGAGACTACAGGAAGACCAACGACACTTGCAGGAACAAGTGGAG CTGTTAGAAAAGAAGAATAAGGAGCTGAAACAGAGTGAGGAGAAGGTGAGGTCTGCCAACTTGGAGCTTTGCACCAAGATGAGGCAGATGATCCAGGAACTGGACCAAGAGAAGCAGGAGGCTACTGAGAG AGCTGAGCGGATTCATCAGCAGTATAGGGACGACGTGGTGGACCGGGTCAGAACCGAGATCATGCTGGAATACGATGCTCAGGTTGAACAGCTGACTGCACAGCACCAGCAGCAGGTCCAACAGTTACA GACCCAGTTGTCTGAGGCTAATGATAAGATGTTGGCCGTGCAAGAGTGTTACCTATCTGTCTGCAAGGAGAAGGACATGCTTGAGAAGGAGGAGACTTTGATCAGAGTAAATGAG CAAAAGATGAAAGAAGAGAGTGGTACAGCTGTGGAGAAGCTGAGAGCTGAGCTTGAGGCTCAGCATCAGGCTGCAATAAACAAGCTCAAAGCTCTCTGGTCCAAAGAAAAGGAGACTGAGATCCAGCAACAGGTGAACTCTCACGTAGCCTTGGCCAAGGCTGCTTGGAAGGAGGAACTACAAAAG ATGGAGAAGACCTGGGTCCAGAGGCTGGAGGAGGCcaggagagagaaacacagagagactgcTGAGGCAACCTGTCAGGCAGATGAGATTGAGGCCAGCAGCATGACAATTACTGTTGAAGAATTGGACTGCAGGCTGAGTACCCAGAAACTGCAGCTGCAACTGGAGGCTGACAAAGTCAAACGCAAAGCTGTGGAGGAAGCCAGGAAGCAAGCCCAGAGAGAGCTGCACAAGAAACATCTGGAGGACATGGCCAAACAG GTTGAAGGTGCAGTTACCAGGGCCTACAATCGCTGGATTGAGGATTTGACTTCATTACCAGAATACCAAGCCTGTCTCCAAACCGAGAGGGAGAAATGGGAAGAACTACAAGAAAAATGCACAGAACGACAG GTATCCCAGGCCCTGAGGGAGGCAGAGGAGCAGTGGCATAGGACGCACAGGAATCAGCTGGAGGAACAGAGCTCTGGAACGCAGAGGGTGGAGGAGCTCCAAGAGGAGGTGGCAGCTCTCCAGAGTCAGCTGGAGCAAGGCAGGAGAGAGCACGCTGCCCTCCTGAAGGCTGAGCTGGCTGGAGCTAGAGCAGCCTGGAATCGAGACAAACAACAGGAGATCTCTGTCATCCAGGTCCGCAGCGAGCAGGCGTACCAAAGCAAGCTGCAAGAGCAGCGCAAAAATCTGGAGCAGGCTTTGCAGCAGGTCAGAGAGGATGCTGGTCTCCATAAGAAGGAGCTGCTCCTGCAGATGGAGGCCAAGCTACAGCAGACTCTGACGGCCCGAGAGGAGGAATGGAGATGTCAGCGTGCAGAGACGGAGCAGTCCCAGAAAAAGCAGATGAGAGATGAATTCCTAGCAGAGCTTCAGACTCATCTGGCAGAGGTCCAGGCACAACTTCTCAGGGATCCCAAAACAAATCAGCAGGGCACTGAAGACACCAGGAGGACCAGCGGGGCCACATCAGAGGGACCAATAGCACACATCATTCAAACATCCTGCAAAGACGTAGTCAACAGAGCAGTATCTCAAGCCAAGAAGGAATGGGAGAGG ATAAGTGAGGAGAGACTGAGCCGTGTGTTAAAAGAAACACAGGAGCAGCATGAGAGAGAAATCGACAAAATGCAAA GCTCTTTGTCCCAGAAGAAGGAGCAGGCTCGCTGCAGGAAGGAGTGTGCTGAGACTTTAGGTAAGCTGCAGAAGAAGAACAAGGAGCTCCACAGACACTTAGAGAAAGCCTGTCGTCAACTCCAGCACAGTGTTCGTGAGCACAAAACTGCCTTGCAGCATCTGAAAG ATGAGCATGAAAGCAGCTTACAAAAGGCAAAGGAGGGACATCTGCAGCAGCTGGAGGAGGCGAAGAGAGCCAAAGAATCCTCagg GAGTTCTAATCACCAACAAAATGCTCATCAAGGCCTCGAGGAGATGAAGCAGCAATACTTGATGACTGTAGAAAAGATCAGAG GAGACATGCTGCGTTACCTCAAGGAAAGTCGGGAGCGAGCAGCAGAGATGATCAGCATGGAGGTGCAGAGGGAGAGGCAGGACACTGCCAGAAAGATGCGGCACTATTATCTGACCTGTCTGCAGGAGTTACTGGAGGACGGAGGAAAGACTTCAGG ggctgaaaagaaaataatgaatGCTGCAAGCAAGCTGGCAGCCATGGCTAAAGTTCTGGAGACGCCTTTCAAAAGTAAATCAGGAAAGAACAACGGTTTACAAA GCTGTTTGACGGCTGTGTCCACAGGTAGAAACGCAGGTTTCAGTAAGAACCCACCAACACTAACTGAGCTTCCTGACATGAGGCCAGGGGAGAGATCCCACAGGGAAAAGACTTCTGCTGATTCAGAGCAGAAACAAGCTGCTGCAGCGAGGACTAAACCTTTGAGTCACCAGGACATTTCTGCTTCTGGGAAGGAGGAGGCCTCCGTACATGCAGTGCTGAAACCCCAAACTAATGCTCACACTCCCCTCCTCTTTTACAAATCTTCTCAACAGATGGCTTCTCCATCCCAGGTGGATTTAGTTAACGTGTCTGTGAGAAGTAAAAGCAGGGAGCTGTACCTGCAGGGGGTTGACTCCAGCAACGCAGACAACCGCCTCGACTCAGAGCGACAAAGTAAACCGTTCCTCATCCAGGAGGCTCCTGTCAGAGACGAGAGAAGGACCGACTGGAGCATGAGCAGTAGTGACTCGGACACAGGCTTCCAGGTTTCAGGACTCTCGTACTCGGGGAGGAAACTGGAGCCAGTGAAGCCCTTTTCTGTCTCTGCTGCATCAGCCAGTGACTCGGGAGAGTTTGGCGGCCTCACCCCAGATGTTTCTGACCTGACTGTCTATAATGAAATTGCCAAAAAGACACCTCACACCCAGACCTTGAACTTTCAGCATGCAAAaagaagtacacacagagagccCACCCCAGGCTCTGAGGCTGAGAAGCAGCATGGAGTTTGTTCCAGGCCTCTGTTCTCTGAGTTGAGACAGCGCCAGCAGGACAGCGGCTTTGACAGTCCATTCTACCAACATAAATGA
- the cep152 gene encoding centrosomal protein of 152 kDa isoform X2 — protein sequence MSIDFDSAALQTQHDEEEYDQEDYAREQELHKLLTDLPDDMLEDSRDSSSPELEYSPCSNKNTGNSPQSTWTQQWSDHPRPTTHEQSGALDRVDQHKASYNPHHPAHQPKMFNSQAVHQEGQFEHLQREFLDSTQQTADREQLAQLQILHKAQQRQIEDLEQKLEDSRRNMRYIEHQFAIAKDEKEGLAVSLKESSQLVEESKEREFQMLNKVKAMEQQVQALTARDHENMKKQRLAEAAVDSMKQQMLELCRSDTLSKTRQQHDRDLTVMKEQHEAALLTLEQKLDSTSEALNEQVDVGQRLREQVKQLERQREEEQLERAQVVNTLSQRLEESQQQCAKLLQTSSVQEMSQIQIKLQQAQSAKALSENMNKVLQEDLAELKEQITLYESAVKHSVIALDLDSDWENHLSESCVDLGLKKTNRKNGLLHSAALAHLSDSKLPKDEALRVLRVEMQRCLGSLKGKRQKISQLQEELQLCQGRVAELQTQLDEAKLCSSVRETNRMKHPDVTGASQKEFTRLQEDQRHLQEQVELLEKKNKELKQSEEKVRSANLELCTKMRQMIQELDQEKQEATERAERIHQQYRDDVVDRVRTEIMLEYDAQVEQLTAQHQQQVQQLQTQLSEANDKMLAVQECYLSVCKEKDMLEKEETLIRVNEQKMKEESGTAVEKLRAELEAQHQAAINKLKALWSKEKETEIQQQVNSHVALAKAAWKEELQKMEKTWVQRLEEARREKHRETAEATCQADEIEASSMTITVEELDCRLSTQKLQLQLEADKVKRKAVEEARKQAQRELHKKHLEDMAKQVEGAVTRAYNRWIEDLTSLPEYQACLQTEREKWEELQEKCTERQVSQALREAEEQWHRTHRNQLEEQSSGTQRVEELQEEVAALQSQLEQGRREHAALLKAELAGARAAWNRDKQQEISVIQVRSEQAYQSKLQEQRKNLEQALQQVREDAGLHKKELLLQMEAKLQQTLTAREEEWRCQRAETEQSQKKQMRDEFLAELQTHLAEVQAQLLRDPKTNQQGTEDTRRTSGATSEGPIAHIIQTSCKDVVNRAVSQAKKEWERISEERLSRVLKETQEQHEREIDKMQSSLSQKKEQARCRKECAETLGKLQKKNKELHRHLEKACRQLQHSVREHKTALQHLKDEHESSLQKAKEGHLQQLEEAKRAKESSGSSNHQQNAHQGLEEMKQQYLMTVEKIRGDMLRYLKESRERAAEMISMEVQRERQDTARKMRHYYLTCLQELLEDGGKTSGAEKKIMNAASKLAAMAKVLETPFKSKSGKNNGLQSRNAGFSKNPPTLTELPDMRPGERSHREKTSADSEQKQAAAARTKPLSHQDISASGKEEASVHAVLKPQTNAHTPLLFYKSSQQMASPSQVDLVNVSVRSKSRELYLQGVDSSNADNRLDSERQSKPFLIQEAPVRDERRTDWSMSSSDSDTGFQVSGLSYSGRKLEPVKPFSVSAASASDSGEFGGLTPDVSDLTVYNEIAKKTPHTQTLNFQHAKRSTHREPTPGSEAEKQHGVCSRPLFSELRQRQQDSGFDSPFYQHK from the exons TCTGGAGCATTGGACAGAGTGGATCAGCACAAGGCCAGCTACAATCCTCACCATCCTGCCCATCAGCCAAAGATGTTTAACTCACAGGCCGTCCACCAAGAAGGTCAATTTGAACATCTACAAAGAGAATTCCTTGACTCGACACAAC AAACTGCTGATCGAGAGCAGCTTGCCCAGCTGCAGATTTTACACAAAGCTCAGCAGAGGCAAATCGAAGACTTGGAGCAAAAACTGGAGGATTCAAGGCGTAATATGAGATATATTGAGCATCAGTTTGCAATTGCCAAAG ATGAAAAGGAGGGCCTAGCAGTAAGCCTAAAGGAATCAAGTCAATTGGTTGAAGAGTCCAAGGAGAGAGAGTTTCAAATGTTAAACAAAGTGAAGGCAATGGAGCAGCAAGTACAGGCCCTTACTGCAAGAGACCATGAG AACATGAAGAAGCAGAGGTTGGCAGAGGCTGCAGTGGACAGCATGAAGCAGCAGATGTTGGAGCTTTGTCGCTCTGACACTCTGTCCAAAACGCGGCAGCAGCATGACCGAGACCTTACCGTCATGAAGGAGCAGCATGAGGCTGCACTGTTGACACTAGAGCAGAAGCTAGACTCTACCTCTGAGGCTCTGAACGAACAG GTTGATGTTGGTCAGAGGTTACGGGAGCAGGTGAAGCAGCTGGAGCGccagagagaagaagagcaaCTGGAGAGAGCCCAAGTCGTCAACACCCTCAGTCAGCGTCTGGAGGAGAGTCAACAACAATGTGCCAAGCTGCTGCAGACAA GTTCAGTGCAGGAAATGAGTCAGATACAAATCAAACTACAACAGGCTCAATCAGCCAAGGCACTAAGCgaaaacatgaacaaagtcTTACAG GAGGATCTGGCTGAGTTGAAGGAACAGATCACTCTGTATGAATCTGCTGTGAAACACAGTGTTATTGCATTAGATCTGGACAGTGACTGGGAGAACCATCTGTCTGAATCCTGTGTGGATTTAGgattaaagaaaacaaacaggaaaAATGGCTTGCTTCACAG TGCTGCCCTGGCTCACCTGTCGGACTCCAAGCTGCCCAAAGATGAAGCTTTGCGGGTGCTGCGAGTGGagatgcagcgctgcctgggtAGTCTGAAGGGGAAACGTCAGAAGATCAGTCAGCTGCAAGAGGAGCTCCAGCTCTGTCAGGGTCGAGTGGCCGAGCTGCAGACCCAGTTAGATGAAGCCAAGCTCTGTTCTTCG GTCAGAGAGACCAATCGGATGAAACATCCAGACGTAACTGGAGCGTCTCAGAAAGAGTTCACGAGACTACAGGAAGACCAACGACACTTGCAGGAACAAGTGGAG CTGTTAGAAAAGAAGAATAAGGAGCTGAAACAGAGTGAGGAGAAGGTGAGGTCTGCCAACTTGGAGCTTTGCACCAAGATGAGGCAGATGATCCAGGAACTGGACCAAGAGAAGCAGGAGGCTACTGAGAG AGCTGAGCGGATTCATCAGCAGTATAGGGACGACGTGGTGGACCGGGTCAGAACCGAGATCATGCTGGAATACGATGCTCAGGTTGAACAGCTGACTGCACAGCACCAGCAGCAGGTCCAACAGTTACA GACCCAGTTGTCTGAGGCTAATGATAAGATGTTGGCCGTGCAAGAGTGTTACCTATCTGTCTGCAAGGAGAAGGACATGCTTGAGAAGGAGGAGACTTTGATCAGAGTAAATGAG CAAAAGATGAAAGAAGAGAGTGGTACAGCTGTGGAGAAGCTGAGAGCTGAGCTTGAGGCTCAGCATCAGGCTGCAATAAACAAGCTCAAAGCTCTCTGGTCCAAAGAAAAGGAGACTGAGATCCAGCAACAGGTGAACTCTCACGTAGCCTTGGCCAAGGCTGCTTGGAAGGAGGAACTACAAAAG ATGGAGAAGACCTGGGTCCAGAGGCTGGAGGAGGCcaggagagagaaacacagagagactgcTGAGGCAACCTGTCAGGCAGATGAGATTGAGGCCAGCAGCATGACAATTACTGTTGAAGAATTGGACTGCAGGCTGAGTACCCAGAAACTGCAGCTGCAACTGGAGGCTGACAAAGTCAAACGCAAAGCTGTGGAGGAAGCCAGGAAGCAAGCCCAGAGAGAGCTGCACAAGAAACATCTGGAGGACATGGCCAAACAG GTTGAAGGTGCAGTTACCAGGGCCTACAATCGCTGGATTGAGGATTTGACTTCATTACCAGAATACCAAGCCTGTCTCCAAACCGAGAGGGAGAAATGGGAAGAACTACAAGAAAAATGCACAGAACGACAG GTATCCCAGGCCCTGAGGGAGGCAGAGGAGCAGTGGCATAGGACGCACAGGAATCAGCTGGAGGAACAGAGCTCTGGAACGCAGAGGGTGGAGGAGCTCCAAGAGGAGGTGGCAGCTCTCCAGAGTCAGCTGGAGCAAGGCAGGAGAGAGCACGCTGCCCTCCTGAAGGCTGAGCTGGCTGGAGCTAGAGCAGCCTGGAATCGAGACAAACAACAGGAGATCTCTGTCATCCAGGTCCGCAGCGAGCAGGCGTACCAAAGCAAGCTGCAAGAGCAGCGCAAAAATCTGGAGCAGGCTTTGCAGCAGGTCAGAGAGGATGCTGGTCTCCATAAGAAGGAGCTGCTCCTGCAGATGGAGGCCAAGCTACAGCAGACTCTGACGGCCCGAGAGGAGGAATGGAGATGTCAGCGTGCAGAGACGGAGCAGTCCCAGAAAAAGCAGATGAGAGATGAATTCCTAGCAGAGCTTCAGACTCATCTGGCAGAGGTCCAGGCACAACTTCTCAGGGATCCCAAAACAAATCAGCAGGGCACTGAAGACACCAGGAGGACCAGCGGGGCCACATCAGAGGGACCAATAGCACACATCATTCAAACATCCTGCAAAGACGTAGTCAACAGAGCAGTATCTCAAGCCAAGAAGGAATGGGAGAGG ATAAGTGAGGAGAGACTGAGCCGTGTGTTAAAAGAAACACAGGAGCAGCATGAGAGAGAAATCGACAAAATGCAAA GCTCTTTGTCCCAGAAGAAGGAGCAGGCTCGCTGCAGGAAGGAGTGTGCTGAGACTTTAGGTAAGCTGCAGAAGAAGAACAAGGAGCTCCACAGACACTTAGAGAAAGCCTGTCGTCAACTCCAGCACAGTGTTCGTGAGCACAAAACTGCCTTGCAGCATCTGAAAG ATGAGCATGAAAGCAGCTTACAAAAGGCAAAGGAGGGACATCTGCAGCAGCTGGAGGAGGCGAAGAGAGCCAAAGAATCCTCagg GAGTTCTAATCACCAACAAAATGCTCATCAAGGCCTCGAGGAGATGAAGCAGCAATACTTGATGACTGTAGAAAAGATCAGAG GAGACATGCTGCGTTACCTCAAGGAAAGTCGGGAGCGAGCAGCAGAGATGATCAGCATGGAGGTGCAGAGGGAGAGGCAGGACACTGCCAGAAAGATGCGGCACTATTATCTGACCTGTCTGCAGGAGTTACTGGAGGACGGAGGAAAGACTTCAGG ggctgaaaagaaaataatgaatGCTGCAAGCAAGCTGGCAGCCATGGCTAAAGTTCTGGAGACGCCTTTCAAAAGTAAATCAGGAAAGAACAACGGTTTACAAA GTAGAAACGCAGGTTTCAGTAAGAACCCACCAACACTAACTGAGCTTCCTGACATGAGGCCAGGGGAGAGATCCCACAGGGAAAAGACTTCTGCTGATTCAGAGCAGAAACAAGCTGCTGCAGCGAGGACTAAACCTTTGAGTCACCAGGACATTTCTGCTTCTGGGAAGGAGGAGGCCTCCGTACATGCAGTGCTGAAACCCCAAACTAATGCTCACACTCCCCTCCTCTTTTACAAATCTTCTCAACAGATGGCTTCTCCATCCCAGGTGGATTTAGTTAACGTGTCTGTGAGAAGTAAAAGCAGGGAGCTGTACCTGCAGGGGGTTGACTCCAGCAACGCAGACAACCGCCTCGACTCAGAGCGACAAAGTAAACCGTTCCTCATCCAGGAGGCTCCTGTCAGAGACGAGAGAAGGACCGACTGGAGCATGAGCAGTAGTGACTCGGACACAGGCTTCCAGGTTTCAGGACTCTCGTACTCGGGGAGGAAACTGGAGCCAGTGAAGCCCTTTTCTGTCTCTGCTGCATCAGCCAGTGACTCGGGAGAGTTTGGCGGCCTCACCCCAGATGTTTCTGACCTGACTGTCTATAATGAAATTGCCAAAAAGACACCTCACACCCAGACCTTGAACTTTCAGCATGCAAAaagaagtacacacagagagccCACCCCAGGCTCTGAGGCTGAGAAGCAGCATGGAGTTTGTTCCAGGCCTCTGTTCTCTGAGTTGAGACAGCGCCAGCAGGACAGCGGCTTTGACAGTCCATTCTACCAACATAAATGA